The proteins below come from a single Magallana gigas chromosome 10, xbMagGiga1.1, whole genome shotgun sequence genomic window:
- the LOC105326792 gene encoding porphobilinogen deaminase has protein sequence MDIKKTIRVGSRKSQLAMIQTDTIIDALSAAHPEVKFEVVSMDTIGDKIQDVALPQIGLSGVFTKELEAALLLNHVDIVVHSMKDCPALLPDGLAIGTVFKRDSPYDVVVMNVKNIGKTLADLPEGSVVGTSSLRRIAQVSRIHPHLNFESIRGNLNMRLQKLDDCDKYAALILAEAGLSRMGWENRLSERLADSGCLYAVCQGAIGVECRADDKGTLAVLDSITDRNTMLQCIAERSFIKSLGVGYKAPVCVHCEISRDEIHLSGAVYSLDGHETQILDTRASLHPDAQRNGKGEQVSIQSPSFMSIAVGSAASREEMAAAQRTGSHLAEEFLKSSAKEMLITAKVSTENSILQERSRRELQA, from the exons ATGGATATTAAGAAAACTATCCGAGTGGGGTCTAGAAAGAGTCAG tTGGCGATGATCCAGACAGACACGATCATTGATGCCTTGTCAGCTGCGCATCCGGAAGTGAAGTTTGAAGTTG TTTCTATGGACACAATTGGAGACAAAATTCAGGATGTTGCATTACCACAG atcgGGTTATCAGGGGTTTTTACAAAGGAACTTGAGGCGGCCCTGCTCTTGAATCACGTGGACATTGTTGTGCATTCAATGAAGGACTGTCCGGCCCTGCTCCCAGATGGTCTTGCTATTGGAACAGTATTCAA aagAGACAGTCCTTATGATGTGGTAGTGATGAATGTCAAAAACATCGGGAAAACCCTAGCAGATTTACCGGAGGGAAG TGTTGTGGGAACCAGTTCACTCCGCCGGATTGCCCAAGTATCTCGGATCCATCCTCATCTGAACTTTGAAAGCATT AGAGGGAACTTAAACATGCGCCTACAGAAACTGGACGATTGTGATAAATACGCTGCCCTGATATTGGCGGAAGCCGGATTATCGAGAATGGGGTGGGAAAACCGATTATCCGAG AGGCTGGCAGACAGCGGCTGTTTGTACGCGGTGTGTCAGGGCGCCATTGGTGTTGAATGCCGAGCAGACGACAAGGGAACTCTAGCTGTTCTAGACTCCATCACAGACCGAAATACCATGCTTCAATGTATTGCCGAGAGATCATTCATAAAAAGCTTG GGAGTAGGGTACAAAGCCCCGGTGTGTGTTCATTGTGAAATTTCGCGAGACGAG ATTCATCTGAGTGGAGCTGTATACAGCCTGGATGGACACGAGACACAGATTCTGGACACACGAGCCTCGCTCCACCCTGATGCACAGCGAAATGGG aaaGGAGAGCAGGTTTCAATCCAGAGTCCGAGCTTTATGTCCATAGCGGTGGGCAGCGCTGCAAGCCGTGAGGAAATGGCGGCGGCCCAAAGAACCGGAAGCCACCTGGCAGAGGAATTTCTTAAGTCGTCTGCTAAAGAAATGCTTATTACCGCCAAAGTATCCACGGAAAACTCCATTCTCCAGGAAAGATCCCGACGAGAACTGCAGGCCTGA